From the Clostridiales bacterium FE2011 genome, one window contains:
- a CDS encoding glycoside hydrolase family 2 protein: MKKLSLNGEWLLSIPGSRFPETKAVVPGSVYHDLLTAGLIQDPFDRDNEDEALKIMECDFIYSRDFNVSAELLDCDSVILRCDGLDTLASVDINGKPAGKADNMHRTWEFDVKALLKEGTNSIRVTLASPTKYIREAYEKKPLEGSSDAMRGFPYLRKAHCMFGWDWGPHLPDAGIWRDIGLTGVNKARLRDVYISQDHEPGRVTLKVKSRTDRVTDGAVRIAVAVKTPDGRTVSAEGADSVLTIENPQLWWPAGYGGQPLYSVEVTLLDEKEILDIWTGRIGLRTLTIRREKDEWGESFCHCVNGVDIFAMGADYIPEDNLLPRVNRERTRRLLEDARAANMNTIRVWGGGYYPDDFFYDLCDELGLLVWQDFMFACAAYDLTEAFEENICAEFRDNIRRLRHHASLALWCGNNEIESFVPMGIWVKEQRLIADYIKLYEYILPKIVKEEDPETFYWPSSPSSGGSFDDPGDENRGDCHYWAVWHGLKPFTDYRNHLFRYTSEFGFQSFPCMATIESFTRPEDRNVFSYIMEKHQRNASANGKIAEYLSQTYLYPSSFDLFVYASQLLQAQAMQYGVEHWRRHRGHCMGALVWQLNDCWPVTSWASIDYYGRWKALHYYEKRFFAPVLVSCEEEGTLTQETNVNAEPWRPLKKSARLNVSNETREEFSGRVCWSLRAPDASVLQEGCFPVKVPPLSALWLDKLDFSDRDVHDCYFAYTLEGENGMPAGGGTVLFCAPKHFRFADPELEAHLEGKEIVVSAKAYARSVEIQCGPDVVLEDNFFDMNAGVRKIGVVRGKAEKISVRSAYDIR, encoded by the coding sequence ATGAAGAAGTTGTCACTGAACGGAGAATGGCTGCTTTCCATTCCGGGAAGCCGGTTCCCCGAAACAAAGGCGGTTGTTCCCGGATCGGTTTATCATGACCTGCTGACGGCAGGATTAATTCAGGATCCGTTTGACCGGGACAATGAGGATGAAGCGCTGAAGATCATGGAATGTGATTTTATCTACAGCCGTGATTTTAACGTTTCTGCGGAATTGCTGGACTGCGACTCTGTGATTCTTCGCTGCGACGGACTGGATACGCTGGCGTCGGTTGATATCAATGGGAAGCCGGCCGGGAAAGCGGATAACATGCACCGGACCTGGGAATTTGATGTGAAGGCGCTGCTGAAGGAAGGAACCAACAGCATCCGGGTCACTTTGGCTTCGCCCACGAAATATATCCGGGAGGCCTATGAAAAGAAGCCGCTGGAGGGATCCTCTGATGCGATGCGGGGCTTTCCGTATCTGCGAAAAGCGCATTGCATGTTCGGCTGGGACTGGGGTCCCCACCTGCCTGATGCCGGGATCTGGCGGGATATCGGGCTGACAGGCGTGAACAAGGCAAGGCTGAGGGATGTGTATATCAGCCAGGACCATGAACCGGGCCGGGTCACCCTGAAGGTGAAGTCCCGCACAGACCGGGTTACGGACGGGGCAGTCAGGATTGCCGTTGCCGTAAAAACACCGGACGGCCGGACGGTTTCCGCGGAAGGGGCGGACAGTGTTCTGACGATTGAAAATCCGCAGCTCTGGTGGCCGGCCGGCTACGGCGGGCAGCCGCTCTATTCCGTGGAGGTGACGCTGTTGGACGAAAAAGAGATCCTGGACATCTGGACAGGACGGATCGGCCTGCGCACGCTGACGATCCGCCGGGAAAAGGATGAATGGGGAGAAAGCTTCTGCCACTGTGTGAACGGGGTGGATATCTTTGCCATGGGTGCGGACTATATCCCGGAGGATAACCTGCTGCCCCGGGTGAACCGGGAGCGCACACGCCGCCTGCTGGAGGACGCGAGGGCAGCCAATATGAACACGATCCGCGTCTGGGGCGGCGGCTATTATCCGGATGACTTTTTCTATGACCTGTGCGATGAACTGGGCCTGCTGGTCTGGCAGGATTTCATGTTTGCCTGCGCGGCCTACGACCTGACGGAAGCTTTTGAGGAAAACATCTGCGCGGAGTTCCGGGACAATATCCGGCGGCTGCGGCACCATGCCTCCCTGGCCCTGTGGTGCGGCAATAATGAGATTGAATCCTTTGTGCCGATGGGGATCTGGGTTAAGGAACAGAGGCTGATTGCGGATTATATCAAACTGTATGAATATATCCTGCCGAAGATTGTGAAGGAGGAGGATCCGGAAACATTTTACTGGCCGTCCAGTCCCTCTTCGGGAGGAAGCTTTGACGACCCCGGGGACGAGAACCGCGGCGACTGCCATTACTGGGCAGTCTGGCATGGTCTGAAGCCGTTTACGGATTACCGGAACCATCTCTTCCGTTATACGAGTGAGTTCGGTTTCCAGTCTTTTCCCTGTATGGCAACCATTGAGAGCTTTACGCGGCCGGAGGACCGGAATGTTTTTTCCTATATAATGGAAAAGCATCAGCGGAACGCGAGCGCCAACGGTAAAATTGCGGAGTACCTGTCCCAGACTTACCTCTATCCTTCTTCCTTTGACCTGTTTGTTTACGCGTCACAGCTGCTGCAGGCCCAGGCTATGCAGTACGGCGTTGAACACTGGCGGAGGCATCGGGGACACTGCATGGGGGCGCTGGTATGGCAGCTGAATGACTGCTGGCCGGTAACCAGCTGGGCGAGTATTGACTATTACGGACGCTGGAAAGCGCTGCATTATTATGAGAAGCGTTTCTTTGCGCCAGTGCTGGTTTCCTGTGAGGAAGAGGGTACGCTGACCCAGGAAACCAATGTGAACGCGGAGCCCTGGCGTCCGCTGAAAAAATCGGCCCGCCTGAATGTTTCCAATGAAACCCGGGAGGAATTCAGCGGACGGGTTTGCTGGAGCCTACGGGCCCCGGACGCGTCCGTGCTTCAGGAAGGATGTTTCCCGGTGAAGGTTCCGCCGCTGTCGGCCCTCTGGCTGGACAAACTGGATTTCAGCGACCGGGATGTGCATGACTGTTATTTCGCCTATACCCTGGAAGGAGAAAACGGTATGCCTGCAGGCGGAGGAACGGTGCTCTTCTGTGCGCCGAAACACTTCCGGTTTGCGGATCCGGAGCTGGAAGCGCACCTGGAAGGGAAGGAGATTGTCGTCAGTGCAAAGGCCTATGCCCGGAGCGTTGAAATCCAGTGCGGCCCGGACGTTGTGCTGGAGGATAATTTCTTTGATATGAACGCGGGCGTCCGGAAAATCGGCGTGGTGCGCGGAAAGGCGGAGAAGATATCCGTCCGAAGCGCGTATGATATCCGCTAA
- a CDS encoding glycoside hydrolase family 3 protein, with amino-acid sequence MSWTKEERPYGVLIHNPGGRDLGIAGDVQILEEGGYAFKDLARTGRLLPYEDWRLPPETRAADLAERLSREEIAGLMLYSSHQLVPFIGTGPFSDTYGGEPFDPEKHDEAALTDGQLRFLKQDHIRHVLQMKVKNARVSARWSNHLQAVCEAEPWGIPVNISTDPRHGAAASDAEFRTAGSDVSKWPEGIGMAAAGDPELVRRFARVAAKEYRALGITTALGPQIDLSTEPRWMRLEDTLGSDPEKVIPLVKAYCDGMQTTEGSPDGWGMDSVITMVKHWPGGGTGEGGRDAHYPYGCFAVYPAGQFEQHLRPFTEGAFRLDGPTGSAGAVMPYYTVSWLEGHEKTGNSYNEYILKELLRGKYAYDGVVCTDWGITGDPDPAIDSFGSRCYGANEMTEAERHLKIILNGVDQFGGNNRAEPVLEAWKIGEERYGAEFMDRRMRLSARRLLTGMFRVGLFENPYLDPEKSERIVGCAAFVKEGLAAQARSVVLLRRGALPLREGIRVWIPRRTVLAHKDFVRRMTPETITDPLSGTDCGSWCLRADTPEEADAAIVFMESPLSDPYDPEDRAGGGNGYRPLMLQYRPYRAAEARAESIAGGDFREGFFNRSYRGKQNRCCNEGDLDNLRNARERMGSKPVVACVRMHNPTVPVEWEQYADSILVYFNTGIPVLMDILFGRRKAGGRLPYNLPESMAAVERHGEDDIRGPEPYRCQDGTVYETGYSAAEGAVKGNEENP; translated from the coding sequence ATGAGCTGGACGAAAGAGGAACGTCCCTACGGGGTGCTGATCCATAATCCGGGAGGCAGGGATCTCGGTATTGCCGGGGATGTGCAGATTCTGGAAGAGGGCGGATACGCGTTCAAGGACCTGGCACGGACCGGCCGGCTCCTGCCTTACGAGGACTGGCGGCTGCCTCCGGAAACCCGTGCGGCAGACCTGGCGGAACGACTGAGCCGGGAAGAGATTGCCGGCCTGATGCTTTATTCCTCCCATCAGCTTGTTCCTTTTATCGGAACGGGACCTTTCAGCGACACTTACGGCGGTGAACCCTTTGATCCGGAAAAGCATGATGAAGCTGCCCTGACGGACGGGCAGCTGCGGTTCCTGAAACAGGACCATATCCGGCATGTGCTGCAGATGAAGGTAAAGAACGCCCGGGTTTCAGCCCGGTGGAGCAATCATCTGCAGGCGGTTTGCGAAGCGGAGCCCTGGGGGATTCCTGTGAATATTTCCACCGATCCGCGGCACGGTGCCGCGGCTTCCGATGCGGAATTCCGTACCGCCGGCAGCGATGTGAGCAAGTGGCCGGAGGGCATCGGCATGGCGGCAGCGGGGGATCCTGAGCTGGTGAGGCGCTTTGCCCGGGTGGCGGCGAAGGAATACCGTGCACTGGGGATTACCACGGCGCTTGGACCGCAGATTGACCTGTCCACGGAACCTCGGTGGATGCGCCTGGAGGATACGCTGGGCAGCGATCCGGAGAAGGTTATTCCGCTGGTGAAGGCATATTGTGACGGGATGCAGACAACGGAAGGCAGCCCGGATGGCTGGGGAATGGACAGTGTGATCACCATGGTCAAGCACTGGCCGGGCGGCGGCACCGGAGAAGGAGGCAGAGATGCACATTATCCCTATGGCTGTTTCGCGGTTTATCCCGCAGGGCAGTTTGAACAGCACCTGCGTCCCTTTACAGAAGGCGCGTTCCGGCTGGACGGCCCCACCGGGTCAGCCGGCGCGGTGATGCCTTACTATACGGTCAGCTGGCTGGAGGGGCATGAAAAAACCGGAAACAGTTATAACGAATATATCCTGAAAGAACTGCTCCGGGGAAAATACGCCTACGACGGCGTGGTCTGCACAGACTGGGGAATTACCGGAGATCCGGATCCTGCGATAGACAGCTTCGGAAGCAGGTGTTACGGCGCGAATGAAATGACTGAGGCTGAGCGCCACCTGAAAATTATCCTCAACGGGGTTGACCAGTTTGGCGGCAACAACCGGGCGGAACCGGTGCTGGAAGCCTGGAAGATCGGTGAGGAACGGTACGGCGCGGAGTTCATGGACAGGCGGATGCGGCTCAGTGCCCGGCGGCTGCTGACCGGAATGTTCCGGGTAGGGCTGTTTGAGAATCCCTATCTGGATCCGGAGAAAAGCGAGCGTATTGTCGGCTGTGCCGCATTTGTGAAAGAGGGCTTGGCGGCCCAGGCGCGCAGCGTTGTGCTGCTGCGCAGGGGTGCGCTGCCTTTACGGGAGGGAATCCGGGTATGGATTCCCCGGCGGACGGTTCTGGCCCACAAGGATTTTGTGCGCCGCATGACGCCGGAGACGATAACGGATCCGCTGTCCGGAACGGACTGCGGTTCCTGGTGCCTCCGGGCGGACACGCCGGAGGAAGCAGACGCTGCGATCGTTTTTATGGAAAGCCCGCTGTCCGATCCCTATGATCCGGAAGACCGGGCCGGGGGCGGAAACGGCTACCGGCCTCTGATGCTGCAATACCGGCCGTACAGGGCGGCGGAAGCACGGGCGGAGAGTATTGCGGGTGGGGATTTCCGGGAAGGCTTTTTCAACCGGAGCTACCGGGGCAAACAGAACCGCTGCTGCAACGAGGGTGACCTGGACAACCTGCGGAATGCCCGGGAACGGATGGGCAGCAAGCCGGTCGTAGCCTGCGTGCGCATGCATAATCCGACGGTGCCTGTAGAATGGGAACAGTATGCGGACAGTATCCTGGTATATTTTAATACCGGCATTCCGGTGCTGATGGATATCCTGTTCGGCAGGCGGAAGGCAGGGGGAAGGCTTCCCTATAACCTGCCGGAATCCATGGCGGCAGTGGAAAGACACGGCGAGGATGATATCAGGGGGCCGGAACCCTATCGGTGCCAGGACGGAACGGTGTATGAGACGGGATACAGCGCGGCAGAGGGAGCGGTGAAAGGAAATGAAGAAAATCCCTGA
- a CDS encoding helix-turn-helix domain-containing protein, with the protein MKKIPDPEKQLAYIAYVNRENEFRHHGYDEEVRQYLMMQSGEPEAVEESQRMMRRAMGAELSTDSLRNAQYLFVANITLATRFAIEGGMDSETAYNASDMYIRKLDQCRTEEEVMELHREMYTFFTTKMAGLKTETVYTRAVAEGISYIESNLHLPLRIDDVAEHVNLSPGYFSALFHRETGSTFSDYVLRRRIETARNMLRYSDYTSTEISEILAFSSQSYFIRCFRNAAGITPAEYRRRYYAKAMKAADGIPEQDGRDGEGADAWHPGSYPTNKRSDKQEETL; encoded by the coding sequence ATGAAGAAAATCCCTGATCCGGAAAAGCAGCTGGCCTATATAGCCTATGTCAACCGGGAAAATGAGTTCCGGCATCACGGATATGATGAGGAAGTCAGGCAGTATCTGATGATGCAAAGCGGTGAGCCGGAGGCTGTGGAGGAAAGCCAGCGAATGATGAGACGGGCCATGGGCGCGGAACTGAGTACAGATTCTCTGAGGAATGCGCAGTATTTGTTTGTGGCCAATATCACCCTGGCAACCCGGTTTGCCATTGAAGGCGGCATGGATTCGGAAACAGCCTATAACGCCAGTGATATGTATATCCGGAAACTGGATCAGTGCCGGACGGAAGAGGAAGTCATGGAACTGCACCGGGAAATGTACACGTTCTTCACAACGAAAATGGCGGGACTGAAGACGGAAACGGTATATACCCGCGCGGTGGCGGAGGGAATCAGCTATATTGAATCAAATCTGCACCTGCCGCTTCGCATCGATGACGTGGCGGAACATGTAAACCTGAGTCCCGGCTATTTTTCCGCGTTGTTTCACCGGGAGACCGGAAGCACCTTTTCCGACTATGTGCTCCGCCGCCGGATAGAGACGGCGCGGAATATGCTGCGCTATTCGGATTACACATCCACCGAAATCAGCGAGATCCTGGCTTTCAGCAGCCAGAGCTATTTTATCCGCTGCTTCCGGAACGCTGCCGGGATTACGCCGGCTGAATATCGCCGCCGGTATTATGCAAAAGCGATGAAAGCGGCGGACGGCATACCGGAACAGGATGGCCGGGACGGGGAAGGCGCCGACGCGTGGCATCCGGGCTCATACCCCACAAACAAAAGATCTGACAAACAGGAGGAGACTCTATGA